GGCTACCCGCAGGTGCACTGGCTGCCCAGCTTCCATCCCTATGCCCCCATGGAGGTGCCAGACGGCATAGGCCACTACGCCCTCTACCACGGCGACCTGCGCATAGCCGCCAATGCACAGGCCGTAGCCTGGCTGGCCAGCCAGGTTTTTGCCCATACACCCTTTCCGCTTATTGTGGCAGGGCATAGCCCCCCACCCTGGCTACGGGCCCATCTGGCGGCTTTTACGCACATACAGCTCATTGCCTCGCCCACCCGTGCGCAGCTGGAAGTGCTGATAGCCGGAGCCCAGCTGCACCTGCTGCACAGCACCCAAACCGGCGGCCTGAAGCTGAAGCTACTGCACTGCCTGTACAAGGGGCGACATGTGCTGGCCAACGAGAACACCCTGACAGGCAGTGGGCTGGAGGCAGCCGTAACGGCCTGCCAGTCGGCGCAAGACTACCTGACAGCCCTGCTCGAGCTACAAGACCGGCCCGTATCTGCCAGCCAGCTACAGGCCCGGGCCGTGGCACTCGGCCTGTATGACAAGGAAACCCAGCTGAAGACCAGCCTGGATGCGCTGGGCCTGCACTGAAGCCCCCCTCCCCCACCCTGCATCCGCCCCAAGGGGACGCGTGTAGCAAAGGGGCGCAACCCTGTCCAAACTCGAATGCGCCCACGCTTTTGGCATCAGCTGGGGGCCTGGAACAGAAACGCCCCAACTTATGGTTGGGGCGTTTCTGTTCGGGTCAGTGCTAACCGGCTACGGGTGGTTGTGCTGGCTAAGCCGGTTGTTGCTGCCGCTTCAGGCCATCGGCTGTCTTGAAGAGGCTGATCAGGCTACTGGTGTTAGCGTCTGTAAAGCGGATGTGTAGTTCCACTTGCTTACCCGTGTTGTCCAGTGCCACGTGGTCTATCCCTGCCGCTTGGGCAAATCTGCCAAAATCGTCCCATTTTTTGCCGTTCTCGCTCAGGCGGTCGGGGCTCAGGTTTACATAGCCGCACAGCGGGGCACTAGCCAGCTTCAGCAGGCTCTGTGGCAGTGGCTGGCCGGCCGGTGGGGTACCGGTGCTGATCTTTTCGATCAGGCTACGCTCGTTGCTAGCCAGCAGGTATTGGTCTACATAGGTAAAGTACAGGGCACCCAGCGGGCTATTGGCCAGGGTGCTTATCTTGCCTTCCTTCTGTAGGCTCACACCCAGTTTTTCTAGCAGGGCATCCAGGCCCTTCGGGTCCTTAACGCCCAGGGCGGCCAGGTAGATGGGGTCGGGGCGCTGCGTGCCATTGTCTCGGGTTACCATCCGCACATCGGTTATTGCCAGCAGTAGCTTGCCACTCAGCATCTCGTCCAGCCGCTCGGGGCTCAGGCCCGCTACGGCCATGGCACCCTTGGCCATATCCAGCTGCTGCTTCATCATCTCCACCTTCTTGCCGGCCTCATCTGCATTAGCAAAAAGGTTTTTGAAGTTTATGCTATAACCAAAGAAACCAATCAGGTGCTCCGCAGGAAGGTATTTGAATACCTCGGCTCCCAGATTTTCGCCAGCTATCGGCTTCATGCCCGCCATAAAGCCCGCGTTCATCTGGCGGTCTAGCCTGAATACAAGCTCACCCTGCTTGAAGTCAACAAACAGCCTGAAGGTATTGCTTGCCAGATCTTGTTCCTTCATTCCAAAGGATTCCAGCTGGGTTTTGGTCATGCCCGCGCCATCGGTCAGGCTCTTCAGGCTAGCAAACAGGCCCATATCCTGCACTTCCTTTACAAAGGCCATAAAGTCCTCGTTTGCGCCCAGGCTAGCCTCTTCTTTCAAGGCTATGTAGTCAAATGCCCTGTCCTCCAGCTTTGCTTCTGCTTCCACGGTGCTGGCAAGCAGCATAAGACCCCGATTTTCATTGAAGAGGAGTATTCCGGCATCTTTCAGCGATACTTCATATCCCTTTTTGGTGTCAAACTTCATTCCGGTCTTTTCCAGGCTTGCCTTCAGGTTTTTCGGGTCCGAAACACCGAATGAAATGCCCATATAGCGCTCCTTCTTTTCCAGGCTCAGCGTATAGATGTACACATCCTGCTCCATGTTTACGCCGCTGCTTTTGGGGTCCTTCAGCACACCGGTCATCAGCTGCTGGATCTTCTGATCGTCCTCTCCGCCATTTTTCATTTCCTCCTCCCAGGCCCGGAATCCCTCCAGCTGGCTCAGCTGCTCGTAGCTGGCTTTGCCCATCAGGCTCTTCAGTTTCACCACGGCTACACTGCTGGCCTGGGCAGGCACAGGCACCACGTTTGCGTGCTTATCGCCCCCGCAGGCTACCATCCATACAGCGGCTACTACCAGTAGGCTGATGCGTTTCAGTTTTTCAATCATGTGTGAAGACTTAGGATGAGGGTAAAAAAAATAAGTAGGTATGCAATTAATGGCTCAAGTATAAGGCAATTCTACTTTCTACACAAGAAATGCGTACCTTTGCGCCCGAAATGAGGTACTATGGCATTCAATCCGTGCTGACCCTGCTGGTGGTGCTGGTGCACGTGCTGGTAGCGGTGGTGCAGCCACACAGCTACCCGATGGGGGGTCGGCTATTCTGGATTTTGCTGGCTTCCAGCCTGTTCCTTAGTGGCAAGACATTCTTGGCCTATACGCTGGTGCGCAGCCGCATGGGCGGCAATCCCTACGCCTTTACCAACGCGGTAATGGGTAGCCTGATGCTAAAGATGGTGCTGAGCATTGCCTTTGTGCTTTTTGTGCTGCTGGTGGTGGGGGATGTAAACAAGATGGCCTTTGCCGCATCGTACTTTTCTGCCTATTTATTATTCACGTCGTTTGAAATTTATGCGCTGCTGAATAATTTGCGCCCCGATTCGAAAAAAGAGCTCTCCTAGCCCCATTTCCATGACCCACTTTCTATCTCCCGTCTCCTTTTTGCGCCACGCTGCCAGCCAGTGCCTGGGCGTGGCCCTGGTGCTGTGCACGACCTGGGGGGGCGGCGCGCTGGCTACCGAACCACAGAACGCAAACCACCCCGCACCTGGGGCATCAACCGAGAACCTGGTGCACGAAATGGAAGCGGGAGAAAAGTTTGATGTAAGCGAAACCCTGATGCACCACGTGATTGAAAATCACGACTGGCACATAATGGATCTGCCGGGCACAAACGGCTACACCGAAATAGCCGTGCACCTGCCTTGGATGCTGTACCACAGCGAAAAGGGTTTTCAATTTTTCATGCTGAGCGAGGGCAGCGAGCACGCCAATGAAGAGAAAGCCCTGCAGCACGGATACGCACTCAGCCACGGCAAACTGCACCCGGTGCGCGCCGATGTGCAGGTACTGGAGGCCGGTGGCATCCCCAGCGAAGAATTTGCCGCCCACCTGGAGCTGGATGAAGCAGGAAACTGGGTACCCAAAAAGGGTGACCACCATGTGGTGCGTACCCATAGCGGGGTGCTGTACGCAGTAGACACCGAGGCCAGCGTGCTGGACTTCAGCATTAGCAAGACCCCCCTGCACATGATGATTGTGGCACTGCTGATGCTGCTTGTCTTCACCTCGGTAGCCCGCGCATACAAAAAGCGGGGGGTAAAGTCGGCCCCAAAAGGGCTGCAGAGCCTGGTAGAGCCAGTCATTATGTTTGTAGAAGAAAACATAGCCGCGCCCAACATGCACGGCAAGCACAAGCGCTTTATGCCCTATCTGCTCACCCTCTTCTTTTTTATCTGGATCAGCAACATGCTGGGCCTGATGCCCTTGAGCAGTAACATTGCCGGAAACATCAGCGTAACCGCCGCCCTGGCTGCCCTTACCCTGCTGGTTACCTGGTTTAGCAGCAACAAAGCCTACTGGCAGCACATCTTCTGGTTTCCGGGCGTGCCCACAGGGGTCAAGTTCATTATGATGCCGGTAGAAATTGTCGGCATGTTTACCAAGCCCTTTTCGCTCACCATCCGGCTTTTTGCCAACATTGCCGGCGGCCATTTTATGGTACTGGCGCTGGTAAGCCTCATCTTTATCCTGGGCGACTCTGGCAAAAGTGCCGCCGGTGCCTATGGCATTATGCCGCTTTCCGTTGCCTTTACGCTCTTTATCCTTACCCTGGAGGTGCTGGTAGCAGCCCTGCAGGCCTATGTGTTCACCATGCTCACGGCCGTCTTCATCGGCCAGGCCATGGAGAGCCATGACCATCACCACGAGCACGCCACCGAGGATACGGCCACGGTAGCACACGCCTAATCTTTGTTCATTTTTTCATTTCAATATCCATACATCATGTTTGTTCAACTTCTGGATTCGATTGGTCAGTTTGGTGCTGGTATCGGTGCCGGCATCGCGGTAATTGGTGTAGGCATGGGTATCGGCCGCCTGGCTGCCACATCTGTGGAGAGCATGGCACGCCAGCCCGAAGCCTCAGCCGACATCCGTGGATCCATGATCCTCACCGCCGCGCTGATTGAGGGTGTAGCCCTCTTTGGCGAGGTAGTGTGCCTGCTGATCGCTGTAAGCTAAACGGAAGAATTCGGGAGATCCACACGGTTGGTGTGGCCATCTCCCGAATTTGATTGTAGAACAAACCCTATCTTTGCACCGCACTTTACTCACCGTCTTATATCCGCCCGATCATGGAAATCATTCTCCCCAAGTTTGGCCTCTTCTTCTGGACCCTGGTGGTCTTTCTGATTCTTTTCTTCCTGCTGAAAAAGCTAGCCTGGAAGCCTATACTAAAGGCAATAAGCGAGCGTGAGCAAGACATAGACCAGAAGCTGAACGCTGCAGCCAAAGCAGAGAAGAAAATGCAGCGCCTAACAGCCGAGAACGAGCGCATCCTGCAAGAAGCACGCGCCGAACGTGAGGGGATACTGCGCGAGGCCAACGCCGCCAAAGACCGCATTGTAGCCGAAGCGCAAAACCGGGCCAAAGCAGAAGCCGACAAAATGATAGCTGCCGCCCAGGTGCAGATAGACCTGGCAAAAGCCAGTGCGATGGAAGAGCTAAAGGTATCGGCCGCCACCCTGGCCCTGGAGATTGCAGAAAAGGTACTGCGCAGCGAATTTGCCGACAAAGGCAAGCAGGAGCAGTACATCAAAGGGCTGATCCAGGAAGTAAGTCTCAACTAGCCCATACCTATGCTACAGGATCGGATTGCCCACCGCTATGCCAAGTCACTCTTTGAGCTAGCGCTGGAGAAAGACATACTCGAGCAGGTAAAGGACGACCTGCAGGCCCTGGATGACCTCTTCCACAAGAGCTACGACCTGCGCGTGCTACTGCGCAGCCCAGTGATTACGAGCCGAAAAAAGTGGGCGGTGCTAAACCAACTACTAAAAGCCAAGCTGTCCGACACCGTATTCCAGTTTTTGCACATACTGACCCTGAAGGGACGCGAGGCGCTACTGGACTTTGTGTGGAATGAGTTTGAAAAACTGTACAACGCCCACAAGAATATTACCGTGGTACAGGTGCAGACTGCCGTGCCCCTGGAGGTGGTAGACCGCCAGCAGCTGATACGCACCCTGGAAGCCCAGCTGGATACGCAGGTAGACCTGAAAGAAGCCGTAGACCCCGAGCTGATAGCTGGCCTGGAGCTTAGAATCGGCCACAAACTGTACGATGGTACAATAGCCAACGCGCTACGAAAAATTAAACAAGAATTAGTCCTGAATTAGAACTGTCATGATAGAAGTACGTCCCGACGAAGTATCTGCCATTCTGCGCGAGCAGCTATCTGGCCTGAAGAGTGCTAACGAACTGGAAGAAGTAGGCACTGTATTGCAAGTAGGCGATGGCATTGCCCGCATCTACGGCCTCACCAGCGTACAGGCTGGCGAGTTGATCGAATTTGAGAACGGCCTGAAAGGCATGGTGCTGAACCTGGAAGAAGACAACGTTGGAGCCGTACTATTTGGTGTCTCCGAGGGGATAAAGGAGGGAGATACCGTTCGCCGTACCCGCGCCATTGCCAGCCTGAAGGTGGGCGAGGGCCTACTGGGCCGCGTAATAGACCCCCTAGGCAATCCCATAGACGGAAAGGGCCCCATCAGCGGCCAGCTGTACGATAGCCCCTTTGAGCGCAAGGCACCCGGCGTAATTTTCCGCGAGCCCGTGAGCGAGCCGCTGCAAACGGGTGTAAAGGCCATAGATGGTATGATTCCCATCGGCAGGGGTCAGCGCGAGCTGATCATTGGCGACCGCTCTACCGGTAAGACGGCCATTGCCATCGACACCATCATCAACCAAAAGGCTGGTTTTGAGAGTGGCAAAGACCCGGTATACTGCATCTATGTAGCCTCCGGACAGAAAGCCTCCACCGTAGCCAACATTGTGAAGGTGCTGGAGGAGAATGGAGCCATGCAGTACTCCGTAGTGGTGGCAGCCCCCGCCAGTAGCCCCACCCCCATGCAGTTTTTTGCCCCCTTTGCCGGAGCTGCCATCGGCGAGTTTTTCCGCGACAGTGGCCGCCACGCCCTGGTGGTATTTGACGACCTGAGCAAGCAGGCCGTAGCTTACCGCGAGGTGAGCCTGCTGCTGCGCCGCCCCCCGGGGCGCGAGGCCTACCCCGGCGACGTATTCTACCTGCACAGCCGCCTGCTGGAGCGTGCCGCCAAGGTGATTAAAAAGGACGAGATAGCCCAGCAGATGAACGACCTGCCTGAGTCCTTCAAAGGGATCGTAAAAGGCGGCGGATCCCTTACAGCCCTGCCTATCATCGAAACGCAGGCGGGCGACGTATCGGCCTACATCCCCACCAACGTGATCTCCATTACGGATGGACAGATCTTCTTGGAGAGCGACCTGTTCAACAGCGGCGTGCTACCCGCCATCAACGTGGGGATCAGCGTAAGCCGTGTAGGGGGTGCTGCCCAGATCAAGTCGATGAAAAAAGTAGCCGGTACGCTGAAGGTGAGCCTACAGCAGTATCGCGAGCTGGAGGCCTTTGCCAAGTTCGGCTCCGACCTGGATGCCTCTACCCAGGCACAGCTGGAAATGGGCAAGCGCAACGTAGAGATCCTGAAGCAGGGCCAATACGATCCGCTTCCCGTAGCCCATCAGGTAGCTATCCTGTACGTAGGGGTGAACAACCTGGCCAAAGAGGTGCCCGTAGACAAGATGAAGCAGTTTGAACGTAGCTATCTGCAGCTACTGGAAAGCAACCATGGGGGCATTCTGGAAGCCCTGAAGGCGGGCAAGCTGGATGACGAAATTACCAACACCCTGAAAAAAGTGGCTGCCGAGGTAGCTGCCGGATTCGCCAAAGCCTAAAGGACGATGCCCAGCTTAAAAGAGATACGCGCACGTATCCGGAGTGTGCAAACCACGCAGCAGACCACCAAGGCCATGAAAATGGTGGCGGCCAGCAAGCTGCGCAGGGCACAGGACAACATCGTGCAGTTCCGCCCCTATGCCCGCAAACTGAAGGGCCTGCTCGGTAACCTGACTGCCAGCACCGAGGGGCAGCTAAGCAGCCCCTATGCCGAGGCCAATGAGTCGAACACCGTGCTCTTGGTGCTCATTACCTCAAACCGTGGGCTGTGCGGCGCTTTCAACAACCAGATTATCAAAAAGCTGGCTCGGGATGTGGAAACCACCTACGCCGAGCAGGCCGCAAATGGCAAGCTGAAGCTGCTGTGTATTGGTAAGCGGGGCTACGACTTCTTTCGTCGCCGTAGCCTGCCCCTTGTGGGCCAGAACCATGATGTGTTTGCCGGGATAAGTTTCGAAACGGTAAATGCCGTAGCTAGCCAGGTGATGGATGGATACCTGAAGGGAGAATGGGGAAAAGTAGTACTATACTACAATAGCTTCAAGAATGTGGCTACCCAGATACCTACAGCAGATAGCTTCCTGCCTGTAAGCCTGGAAAACCTGGAGAAGGGTTCGGAGCTAAAGACTGACTACATCTTCGAGCCGAAAAAGGAAGCCATGCTCACGCAGCTTATTCCGCAGATCCTGCGCATACAGTTTTATGCCAGCTGCCTGGAGAGCAACGCCGCCGAGCATGGGGCACGTATGGTAGCCATGGACAATGCCACCGAAAACGCCCAGGTGCTGATAGATGACCTGAAACTGAAGTTCAACAAGGCACGCCAGGCAGCCATCACCAACGAAATTCTGGAAATAGTAGGTGGGGCCGAAGCACTAAGTGCCTAGCCATCTGCATAGCTTCCATATAGGCAGGCCGAAAAAGCGGGATTGCCTGGTTAAAGTCCCCTTGGAGCCTACCAGCACAACCCCATTAACAACCCTGTAGCAGGCAATCCTACCGATTGCCTGCTTTCTTTTTTAGCTTAGGAGGATGATTCCGTACACGCCCAGTCTCAACTGTCGCGGGCAGCTGCTCGCGCTGGATGTGCCCAGGCTCATGGGCATCCTGAACCTGACCCCGGACAGCTTTAGCGACAGCGGAAAGTACAATAACACGGACGCAGCCCTACGGCACGTGGAGCAGATGCTGGCAGAAGGGGCCGATATCATAGATATTGGTGCCTATAGCAGCCGCCCAGGGGCCACACACATTACGCCCGAGGAGGAACTAGCACGGCTGCGCGGGCCCGTTTCAGCCATTCGCGACCGATTTCCCGAGGTCATCCTGAGTATAGACACATTCCGTGCCGCCGTGGCACACCCCATGCTGCAAATGGGGGTGCAGATTGTGAACGATATAGCGGGCGGGCTGCAAGACCCCACACTGATGGCACTGGCCGCGCAGCACCAGGCACCCTATGTACTGATGCACATGCAGGGTACCCCACAAAGCATGCAGCACAACCCGCAGTATGCAGCAGTAGAGCAGGAGGTGCACGCCTACTTTGTGGAAGGGCTACGCCGCGCGCGGGCTGCCGGGCTAGGCGATGTAATGCTGGATCCTGGCTTTGGCTTTGGCAAAACCGCCGAGCATAACTACCGCCTCTTTGCCCACCTGTCTACCTTTGGCCTGCTGGGTGCCCCTTTGCTTATTGGCATCAGCCGGAAGAGCATGCTGACCAGGGCCCTGGGCATAGAGCCCGCTGGCAGCCTGCCTGTAGCAAGTGCACTGCACTACCGCGCACTTTGCGCCGGGGTTCGTATCTTGCGGGTACACGATGTGGCGGCGGCAGCGGCCGTGCGCACGCTATACCAGCAGTATGGAGCTATTTAGGATTGGCTTTATCTCCTTCAACCTGATCGACCTGATGGATGTGTCGCTGGTAAGCTTCTTGTTTTACCGCATCCACCGGGCGCTGCGCAATACCATGGCCATTCCCCTGGTATCGCTGCTGGTTCTGGCCTTTATCTTTACCCAGCTGGTAGACCTCTTCAACTTCTCTGTCATGGGCCGTTTGTTCGAGGAGTTTCTGCAGCTGGCCAGCATTGCCCTGATGGTTATTTTTGCGCCCGAGCTACGGCGTATGGCCCTTAGCCTGGGCCAGCATAGCTTTTTCGAACGATTTCGCCGCCGTTTTGGCGAAGGCCTGAGTGGCAACCTACCCTATAGCGAGATAATAGCCGCCGTAGAAGAAATGGCAGAGAGCCGTACGGGGGCAATCATTGTGCTTATGGGCAATACAAACCTGGACAGTTTTATCAAAACGGGTGACGAAATCAATGCCAGTGTAAGTAAGCGGCTGCTGCTTTCCATCTTCCACAAGAATAGCCCGCTGCACGATGGGGCTGTGCTACTAAAGGACAATACCATCCTGGCAGCGCGGGTAGTGCTACCCGTTTCCGACGATCCGGACATTCCGCCAGAGCTGGGACTGCGCCACCGCTCTGCCCTGGGTATCAGCGAGATAACAGATGCAGAGGCCATTGTGGTAAGTGAGGAAACAGGCAAGGTCAGCTTTGCCTCGCGGGGCCGACTGAAGCGGAACCTGAGTGCGGCTGAGCTGAAGCAGTTTATGCTGGACTTTCACAGCGATACCGGCCAGACCCTCGTTTAAGAACCTGACAGGTGACCCATCTACTTTTGCTACGAAGCTGACGGAGCGCGTGCCGCCGGCAGCCCACCCAGGCCTAGGTTACGTACCCCAGCAGCGCCCACATGAATGAAGGCGGAAGGGATACCGGGCTAGTGCTCTACCAAAAACTGCTTCTGAACCAGCCGTAACCCGGCTTCTGGGTCGTGGCTGGGCAGGTAGAGGAACGGCCGCTGCTGGGCATAGTCTAGAATCTTCTGGTAGGTATTACGCGCTAAGCCATAATCCTGGTGCACCCCGGGCAGCTGCCTCAGCAGCAACTGCTGCTGGGTGTAGGTCACATCCCCTGCAAAAAATATATCCCCTTCATCCGCGCGTAGTAGCACCGAGCTATGGCCACGCGTATGCCCTGGGGTAGGCAAATACAGCAAGTCTCCAGCTTGGGTCAGAGGCATGGCCGCGCCAAATATGGGTAACTGATCTGGTAGATAGGTGAGCGTTCGAGGCCGAAATCCCTTGGGCCAGGTGCTGGAAGAGGGGCTATAAGGGTGCTTCCACTCGACCTCTCCCACCACCACCTCTGTCTTGGGAAAAAAGCGAAGGCCATCGGTATGGTCCAAATGTAGGTGAGTAAGAATCACCAACTGTACGCGATCTAGCTGGAGACCCAGGCGCTCAAACTGCCTATCCAGCACCTCAGTATCGGCTATCCGGAAACGCATAGTATGCCGGGATATGTATCGATTGAGAGCAGATTCGCCGGCCAGGTGCTGATCGCTATCCATGGCTTCCGGTATTTCACCAGTATCAATGACAATGAGCCCCTCTGGATGTTCGATCACCCACACCCAGATAGGCATGTAGTCGGCATACTGACCGCCCAGTAGAATATTCAGCTTAGAGAGCGGACCAGGCCCCTTCTTCGCCAAGAAGTTTCGCTTTACAGATCCTTCGCCCGTACTGAAAGCATGGATTTTAATAGGCCTGCCTTGTAAGGTATAGGAAGCGCTCACCGGCTGGTACCCCGTAGGCTGTGCAAATGAGGGGAGGGAGTGCTGTGAAGTACCAGTTGTAGAATGTGACTTGGGGTCAAACCAATTCGTACCATTAGCCAGTACCCGCGTACCGAGAAGGACAGTTATCCCAGCCATAGCTGATTGTTGCAGAAACCTACGTCTTTCCATAAAATAGTGGTTTTAGGCTAAAGTTGATTAAAAACAAGCCGGTGCCTCGGCCCTGGTCAATAGGCAGCTACCCAATGGCTTCCTAGGCGCACCCTACACAACGAAGTACGCCTGTGCACGTGCATTAAGTAATAACAAAAGATAAGATCGAACAAGGGTATCAATCGAGACCCAAAAGTAAAATTAGTAGATAAAGCAGGCTGCACACGCAGTGGCTAGAGCCCACCCTCGACAGCTTGCTGCCGTCTTCTGATGCGGCTGAGCGAAACCGGCGTAATCCCGAGAAAAGTAGCCAGTTGGTGCTGAGGTACCCGCTGGAGCAACTCGGGCCTAGTATCGCATAGCCACCTATAGCGCTCTGCGGGGCTATCCAAAAGATGGGCCGCGTATAGTGCATGCAGGGCTACAAAGCGCTCCTCTAGCAGCACCCGTATCCAGCGATTCAGGACGGGATGAGTGTTCAAAAGTTGTTGGAAAGCTGGGTAGGAGATTCCCCATAGCGTGCTCTCTTCCATGGCCTCCAGCCCTTGCCTACTAGGCTGCTGGGTAATAAAGCTGTCATAAGCCCCGGCAAAACCATTCTCGAGGAAGAAGTAGCCCGATAGATCTTTTCCCAGCTTTTCATAGTACACCCTCAGCCCTCCGGTCTCCACATAATACAAGTGGCTTGCTGTATCGCCAGGCCGAAGCAGCTGCGCTTTTCGCGATACCGTTTGCACCTGAAAAGCTTGTTCCACGGCTTTAATAACCACTGGGTCTAGCTGCTGCGCGTGCAGATGTTTAGCGAGAGGGTGAGCACTCATTTTTTTAGATTGAGCTCAGGCTGGATGCTTGGCAAAACAAATGTTGCGAAAAGGTACAACAAAAGCTGCCGTGGGGGAAAAATAGGTCTGGGAGAGAGGTGGGTACCTGTTTGACGCAACTCATCCCCGCCGGACTTCTTCCTGAAACAGCGACTTGACTATGCATCCAAGGTCTTGCCTCCTGCGCCGCAAGCAAAGGGACCGCATACCCCAAATACCCAGAACAGACTACGAAGGACAACAAAAGTAGCACGGGCTACAGCACACCCAGGGCCAGCCGAGAAGATAGAAGCCCAGGCCCTACAACAGGCCGACCTACTATGTGTATCTTTGCAGTATGCCACTAGCACCACAGGACGACCCCAAGCAGGTAAGGCAAGACATCCGCAGCCTGGAGCCAGAGGCGCTGCAGGCGTGGTTTGAGGAGCGGGGAGAGAAGGCCTTTCGTGCCCGGCAGGTGTATGAATGGCTGTGGCAGCACCGGGCCGACAGCTTTGAGCAGATGACCAACCTGAGCAAGCCCCTGCGCATGCAGCTGGCCGAGGCCTTTGCGCTGTGCCGCCTGGAGATCCGGCAGGAGCAGCGTAGTGGAGATGGTACCATCAAGTACGCCTTTGGGCTGGCAGACGGCAACGTGATAGAGGGGGTACTGATCCCCCAGGGCGACCGGATGACCGCCTGTGTAAGCAGCCAGAGTGGCTGTAGCCTGAGCTGCAAGTTCTGCGCCACCGGCTACCTGCCGCTAAAGCGGAACCTGTATGCCTACGAGATAGTAGACCAGGTGATGCTGATAGACGAGGCGGCACGCAGGC
The DNA window shown above is from Bacteroidota bacterium and carries:
- a CDS encoding N-acyl homoserine lactonase family protein — its product is MAKKGPGPLSKLNILLGGQYADYMPIWVWVIEHPEGLIVIDTGEIPEAMDSDQHLAGESALNRYISRHTMRFRIADTEVLDRQFERLGLQLDRVQLVILTHLHLDHTDGLRFFPKTEVVVGEVEWKHPYSPSSSTWPKGFRPRTLTYLPDQLPIFGAAMPLTQAGDLLYLPTPGHTRGHSSVLLRADEGDIFFAGDVTYTQQQLLLRQLPGVHQDYGLARNTYQKILDYAQQRPFLYLPSHDPEAGLRLVQKQFLVEH
- a CDS encoding Crp/Fnr family transcriptional regulator, translated to MSAHPLAKHLHAQQLDPVVIKAVEQAFQVQTVSRKAQLLRPGDTASHLYYVETGGLRVYYEKLGKDLSGYFFLENGFAGAYDSFITQQPSRQGLEAMEESTLWGISYPAFQQLLNTHPVLNRWIRVLLEERFVALHALYAAHLLDSPAERYRWLCDTRPELLQRVPQHQLATFLGITPVSLSRIRRRQQAVEGGL